The following proteins are co-located in the Pyrococcus abyssi GE5 genome:
- a CDS encoding MFS transporter: MGRFSWKVVMGLAFLGFSRSVGWALNKGLSFPLLSSYTESAFIKGTILATEGIIGILIPPILGYYSDKLKSKHGRRRPFIMIGGTMAGLSALLIYLTYSMGVPLAGFAATLGIFYLSMHLYTAQFRALMPDTIESGERGKASGVITLLEWAGNLFLFGLTGYLIAKATELTGKEGSISVLAKTPYLKLPFIITSIFLIGAALFVYFVVKEPKAPDVKEDEGLVEYFASIVRNKDFLKFYAAQTLWWMSFEFIAIFLYGILAYILYGEATEENVKMVTSLGLFLMALFNVTVLIGALPGGILYDKVGRRLSIIIGGIIFALPQIWGITIRSRGEIIIALAIAGIGWGILVAASYPVIGDLLTRFKREAFTGRYYGFFEATRSLPVLLAGTIGGAIVDAFNGNYRILFPLGALMVLIAMPMIWKIEKLEVFS, translated from the coding sequence ATGGGGAGGTTCAGCTGGAAAGTCGTTATGGGATTAGCTTTCCTGGGATTCAGCAGAAGCGTTGGATGGGCACTTAACAAGGGCCTTTCCTTTCCACTCCTTTCAAGCTACACGGAGTCAGCTTTTATAAAGGGAACGATACTCGCAACGGAAGGAATAATCGGAATACTAATACCGCCAATTCTCGGATACTACAGCGACAAACTGAAGTCTAAGCATGGAAGAAGAAGGCCATTCATAATGATAGGGGGTACGATGGCAGGCCTGAGTGCCCTCCTGATATATCTAACGTACTCTATGGGAGTTCCGCTAGCAGGGTTCGCCGCGACGCTTGGAATCTTCTACCTTTCGATGCATCTCTACACAGCACAATTCAGAGCTTTGATGCCAGACACGATAGAGAGCGGAGAAAGGGGAAAAGCCAGTGGAGTCATAACATTGCTGGAATGGGCAGGCAACCTATTCTTATTCGGCCTAACGGGTTACTTGATTGCGAAGGCAACGGAGTTAACTGGAAAGGAAGGCTCGATAAGTGTCCTCGCGAAGACCCCTTATCTAAAATTGCCCTTCATAATAACCTCAATATTCTTGATAGGAGCAGCATTGTTCGTATATTTTGTAGTTAAAGAGCCAAAAGCTCCAGATGTGAAAGAAGATGAGGGTTTAGTGGAGTACTTCGCAAGCATAGTTCGCAACAAGGACTTCCTAAAGTTCTACGCGGCCCAAACCCTATGGTGGATGAGCTTCGAGTTCATAGCGATATTCCTATACGGAATACTTGCGTACATCCTCTACGGGGAAGCTACCGAGGAGAACGTCAAGATGGTAACATCCCTCGGCCTATTCCTGATGGCCCTCTTCAACGTCACTGTTCTCATAGGAGCCCTTCCTGGAGGGATATTGTACGATAAGGTAGGTAGAAGGCTCAGCATAATAATCGGGGGCATAATCTTTGCCCTTCCTCAAATTTGGGGAATTACAATAAGGTCGAGGGGAGAGATAATAATTGCACTAGCGATAGCCGGAATTGGATGGGGAATTCTAGTGGCAGCCTCGTACCCGGTCATTGGAGATTTGCTCACGAGGTTCAAGAGGGAAGCGTTCACGGGAAGGTACTACGGATTCTTCGAGGCGACAAGGTCATTACCAGTTCTACTGGCCGGAACTATCGGCGGAGCAATCGTAGATGCCTTCAACGGTAACTACAGGATACTGTTCCCACTAGGAGCTTTGATGGTTCTAATTGCGATGCCCATGATTTGGAAGATTGAGAAGCTGGAGGTGTTCTCATGA
- a CDS encoding DUF1667 domain-containing protein — protein MKVYRFTCIVCPLSCTIEVEVEGNSVKSVKGYTCPRGKEWAIEEVLHPKRVVMSVVPVENGKLPTVSVKTEKPIPKEKIPELMKFLSTLKLKAPVRIGDVVAEFEGVKIVATREA, from the coding sequence ATGAAGGTTTACAGGTTCACCTGCATAGTTTGCCCCCTCAGTTGCACCATCGAGGTTGAGGTTGAAGGTAACAGCGTTAAGTCGGTTAAAGGATACACATGCCCCAGGGGTAAGGAGTGGGCTATCGAGGAAGTTTTGCATCCTAAAAGGGTTGTCATGTCCGTAGTTCCGGTTGAGAACGGTAAACTGCCAACGGTCAGCGTTAAAACCGAGAAGCCAATTCCAAAGGAGAAGATCCCCGAACTAATGAAATTTTTAAGCACTCTCAAACTTAAGGCTCCCGTGAGGATTGGAGACGTTGTCGCTGAGTTCGAGGGCGTTAAGATAGTGGCCACTAGGGAGGCCTAA
- the glpK gene encoding glycerol kinase GlpK, whose translation MEGYILSLDEGTTSARAIVFDREGNIKGIGQYEFPQYYPKPGWVEHNPMEIWDAQVRAIKTAIQKAKVEPAQIKAIGITNQRETTIVWDKNGNPLYNAIVWQCRRTAEMVEEIKREYGDLIKEKTGLIPDAYFSASKIRWLLDNVPRLREKAERGEVLFGTVDSFLIYKLTGEHVTDYSNASRTMLFNIKKLDWDEELLEIFKIPEGILPEVRESSEIYGYTRILGNEIPVSGDAGDQQAALFGQAGFETGMVKATYGTGNFILVNTGKTVRYSENLLTTIAWGLDGKVTYALEGSIFITGAAVQWLRDGIKIIKHASETEDLAEKLESNEGVYFVPAFVGLGAPYWDQFARGLIIGITRGTGREHLARATLEAIAYLTRDVIEEMEKLVGIKELRVDGGATANDFLMQFQADILNRRVVRPVVKETTALGAAYLAGLAVDYWESLEEIESLWRVEKIFEPRMDEETREKLYRGWKEAVKRAMGWAKVISS comes from the coding sequence GTGGAGGGGTACATTTTATCGCTTGACGAAGGTACCACATCGGCGAGGGCGATAGTGTTCGACAGGGAGGGGAACATAAAGGGCATCGGTCAATACGAGTTTCCACAGTACTATCCAAAGCCTGGCTGGGTGGAGCATAACCCGATGGAAATCTGGGATGCCCAGGTGAGGGCAATAAAAACTGCAATTCAAAAGGCTAAGGTTGAACCGGCCCAAATAAAGGCGATTGGAATAACGAACCAGAGGGAAACTACAATAGTTTGGGATAAAAACGGCAATCCCCTTTACAATGCCATAGTTTGGCAGTGTAGAAGGACGGCTGAAATGGTAGAGGAGATAAAGAGGGAGTATGGAGACTTAATCAAGGAGAAAACTGGATTAATTCCAGACGCTTACTTCTCTGCAAGTAAGATAAGATGGCTCCTGGACAATGTTCCTAGGCTGAGGGAAAAAGCAGAGAGGGGCGAGGTCTTATTTGGAACCGTTGACAGCTTCCTGATTTACAAATTGACTGGAGAACACGTCACCGACTACTCAAATGCATCTAGGACTATGCTATTCAACATAAAGAAGCTTGATTGGGATGAAGAGCTACTCGAAATCTTCAAGATTCCCGAGGGTATATTGCCTGAGGTTAGGGAGTCCAGCGAAATATACGGTTACACTAGGATTCTTGGGAATGAAATTCCTGTGAGCGGAGATGCTGGAGATCAGCAAGCCGCACTCTTTGGCCAAGCTGGCTTTGAAACTGGAATGGTGAAGGCCACGTATGGAACCGGGAACTTCATACTTGTTAACACTGGAAAGACCGTTCGTTACTCTGAGAATTTGCTAACTACGATAGCTTGGGGCTTGGATGGAAAGGTAACCTACGCCCTCGAGGGAAGCATATTCATCACCGGGGCGGCCGTTCAGTGGCTACGCGATGGGATAAAGATAATTAAGCATGCTTCCGAAACTGAGGACCTCGCAGAAAAGCTGGAGAGCAATGAAGGTGTTTACTTCGTTCCAGCGTTCGTTGGTCTAGGGGCTCCCTACTGGGATCAGTTTGCCAGAGGGTTAATAATAGGTATAACGAGGGGAACCGGTAGAGAACACTTAGCGAGGGCAACTTTAGAGGCCATAGCTTACCTCACTAGGGACGTTATAGAGGAGATGGAGAAGTTGGTCGGCATAAAGGAGCTCCGTGTCGATGGAGGGGCGACAGCAAATGACTTCTTGATGCAGTTCCAAGCTGATATCCTCAATAGGCGCGTTGTTAGGCCAGTGGTTAAGGAGACAACGGCTCTTGGAGCGGCTTACCTTGCTGGGCTGGCGGTAGATTACTGGGAGAGTCTAGAGGAAATAGAAAGCCTCTGGAGGGTCGAAAAAATTTTTGAGCCAAGAATGGATGAAGAAACGAGGGAAAAGCTTTACCGTGGATGGAAGGAAGCTGTGAAGAGGGCCATGGGGTGGGCAAAGGTCATTTCTTCATAA
- a CDS encoding glycerophosphodiester phosphodiesterase family protein gives MWERDEVILLGHRGYMSKYPENTLLAFRKALEAGADGVEFDVWLTKDGKTIIMHDETLDRTTNISGRQKDMTLDEIKKARVSGQEVPTLEEAFSVLPEDALVNIEIKDVDAVKEVASIVKENNPERVMVSSFIIEALREYRKYDEETILGLLIDREEVVPMIPKLKEELNLWSVNVPMEAIPIIGFEKTVEAIKWARSLGLKVVLWTENDELFYVNRNLERLKGLFEVVIANDVEKMLTHLRELGLKRKT, from the coding sequence ATGTGGGAGAGGGATGAGGTAATACTGCTTGGTCATAGGGGGTACATGAGTAAGTACCCCGAGAACACCCTCTTGGCCTTCAGAAAAGCTCTGGAAGCTGGTGCGGATGGTGTAGAATTTGACGTGTGGCTAACTAAGGATGGGAAAACGATAATCATGCACGATGAAACTTTGGATAGGACGACCAACATTAGTGGCAGGCAGAAAGACATGACGTTGGATGAAATCAAGAAGGCAAGAGTGAGTGGTCAAGAAGTTCCAACACTCGAGGAGGCATTCAGCGTTCTTCCAGAGGATGCTTTAGTTAACATTGAAATTAAGGACGTCGATGCGGTTAAGGAGGTAGCTTCAATAGTTAAGGAAAACAATCCCGAGAGGGTAATGGTCTCCTCCTTCATAATAGAGGCCCTAAGGGAATACAGGAAGTACGACGAGGAAACCATCCTGGGGCTCCTCATAGATAGGGAAGAGGTCGTTCCGATGATACCCAAGCTCAAGGAAGAGCTCAACCTTTGGTCGGTGAACGTTCCGATGGAGGCAATTCCGATAATAGGGTTCGAGAAGACTGTAGAGGCAATTAAATGGGCTAGATCTTTAGGCCTAAAGGTAGTTCTTTGGACGGAGAACGATGAGCTGTTCTACGTTAATAGGAACCTTGAGAGGCTTAAGGGCTTATTCGAGGTAGTAATAGCTAACGACGTTGAGAAAATGCTCACACATTTAAGGGAATTGGGACTTAAACGCAAAACATAA
- a CDS encoding SLC45 family MFS transporter — translation MEFKYWRIFLLGFGFFGISIIWSLYNAYIPIFLQDTFRMSRTVTGFIMTIDNLFAVLLLPFLGALSDMTRTRIGRRKPYILLGAPSAAIMFALIPIARAHKNLALFMGVIVLMNFFMALFRSPVIAFMPDITPSEKRSQANGIINFMGGLGALLAYLGGKILYDINYAYPFYAGAAIMLIANMIVVLFVPEPEQYRVPGEGIDIKKIFTETAKKSFGELKENLKDVFASHERSLLAILLAIFFWFIAFNSLETFFTSYVKYHLYGIPIGAEETAVTRQIESTGAFIMGIVSLSFMIFAIPAGFLGAKLGRRKTITLGLIIIVIVLGLSYYIGQVQRPSSVSLTDPVIVKFMLLFFIAGIGWAMVNVNSLPMVVDMTTEEKVGGYTGLYYFFSQAANLVAPPLAGAFLDLIGYETLIPFAIVFFVLATITVQFVKRGDVKVGRKAIEYISDLD, via the coding sequence ATGGAGTTCAAATATTGGAGGATATTCCTCCTAGGCTTCGGTTTCTTCGGTATAAGCATAATATGGTCCCTGTACAATGCGTATATACCGATATTCCTTCAGGATACCTTCAGAATGAGCAGAACTGTTACGGGCTTCATAATGACAATTGACAACCTGTTCGCGGTGCTTCTCCTTCCGTTCCTGGGAGCCTTAAGCGATATGACCAGGACTAGGATTGGAAGGAGAAAGCCCTACATACTGCTTGGAGCACCTTCAGCGGCAATAATGTTCGCATTGATACCAATTGCCAGGGCCCACAAGAACCTCGCCCTTTTTATGGGAGTGATAGTCCTCATGAACTTCTTCATGGCCCTATTCAGGTCTCCAGTAATTGCCTTCATGCCCGACATAACACCGAGTGAAAAGAGGAGCCAAGCAAACGGGATAATAAACTTTATGGGCGGTCTTGGGGCTTTACTCGCTTACCTGGGCGGAAAAATACTATACGACATAAACTACGCGTACCCCTTCTACGCGGGAGCCGCTATAATGCTGATAGCGAATATGATAGTTGTTCTCTTCGTCCCAGAGCCCGAACAGTACAGGGTTCCAGGAGAGGGCATTGATATAAAGAAGATATTCACGGAGACGGCAAAGAAGAGCTTTGGCGAGCTCAAAGAAAACTTAAAGGATGTATTCGCCAGCCACGAGAGGAGCTTACTCGCAATACTCCTGGCAATATTCTTCTGGTTCATAGCATTCAACTCGCTTGAAACTTTCTTCACAAGCTACGTTAAGTACCACCTATATGGAATTCCAATAGGAGCAGAGGAAACTGCAGTAACGAGACAGATAGAGAGCACTGGAGCTTTCATAATGGGAATAGTGTCGCTGAGTTTCATGATATTCGCCATTCCAGCGGGATTCCTGGGGGCCAAGTTGGGAAGGAGGAAAACGATAACCCTCGGCTTAATCATAATAGTAATAGTCCTGGGACTCAGCTACTACATAGGCCAAGTTCAAAGGCCGAGTTCAGTTTCGCTCACCGACCCGGTAATAGTGAAGTTCATGCTACTGTTCTTCATAGCTGGCATAGGCTGGGCCATGGTTAACGTGAATTCTCTTCCAATGGTAGTTGACATGACGACCGAGGAGAAAGTAGGAGGGTACACCGGACTATACTACTTCTTCAGCCAAGCTGCAAACTTGGTTGCACCTCCACTTGCAGGAGCCTTCCTAGATTTAATAGGATACGAGACGTTAATACCCTTCGCAATAGTCTTCTTCGTACTAGCAACGATCACCGTCCAGTTCGTAAAGAGAGGAGACGTAAAGGTAGGTAGAAAGGCCATAGAGTACATTTCAGATCTCGACTGA
- a CDS encoding alpha/beta hydrolase → MIWTWTILLFLTIIFGFFAFVGYKMVTPPRRVGKWTPKDLGFDYEKVEFKSRDGITLRGWWIDQGKDETVIVLHGYTASKWNEVYMKPAIEIVANLGYNVLTFDFRAHGESEGSKTTIGDKEILDLSGAIDWLLSNTNTKKIALIGFSMGAMVTIRALAEDERVCCGIADSPPIYIDKTGARGLKYFANLPEFLYPIIKPFTKMFSGAKEVNIIDYADKVRKPLLIIAGGNDPLVKVEEVEEFYKRNKTINPRIEVWITDAAHVRTIVKYKEEWKRKVGEFLRANL, encoded by the coding sequence ATGATCTGGACCTGGACAATACTCCTCTTTCTTACCATTATTTTTGGATTCTTTGCCTTCGTAGGCTACAAAATGGTAACACCACCTAGGAGAGTAGGCAAGTGGACTCCAAAGGACCTAGGATTTGACTATGAGAAAGTTGAATTCAAGAGCAGGGACGGAATTACGTTGAGGGGATGGTGGATAGACCAAGGGAAAGATGAGACGGTAATAGTCCTGCACGGCTATACCGCCAGCAAATGGAACGAAGTCTACATGAAGCCCGCGATAGAAATCGTGGCGAACCTAGGCTATAACGTCCTAACTTTTGACTTTAGAGCCCACGGAGAAAGCGAAGGAAGCAAAACTACTATAGGGGACAAGGAAATCCTTGACCTGAGTGGAGCAATAGATTGGCTACTCTCCAACACGAACACCAAGAAGATAGCCCTGATAGGATTCTCAATGGGAGCCATGGTAACGATAAGGGCGCTCGCCGAGGATGAGAGAGTTTGCTGTGGAATAGCTGACAGCCCACCGATTTATATAGACAAGACTGGGGCTAGAGGGCTAAAGTACTTCGCAAACTTACCGGAGTTTCTGTATCCAATTATAAAGCCATTCACTAAGATGTTCAGCGGTGCAAAAGAAGTCAACATAATAGATTACGCTGATAAGGTCAGGAAACCGCTTCTCATCATAGCAGGGGGAAACGATCCACTTGTTAAAGTCGAGGAAGTCGAAGAATTCTACAAGAGGAACAAGACAATAAACCCCAGGATAGAGGTTTGGATAACCGATGCCGCTCACGTCAGAACGATAGTCAAATACAAGGAAGAATGGAAAAGGAAAGTTGGAGAGTTTTTAAGGGCTAACCTTTAA
- a CDS encoding NAD(P)/FAD-dependent oxidoreductase, whose protein sequence is MYDVAVIGGGPAGMAAAIKARELGLSVILIDENDYLGGILPQCIHPGFGIHYFKEELTGPEFAYKLMNRLRDVEVRTSARVVEIINYSDIEKRLKVISPSGIEEIRAKTIIYAAGARERHAFEIGITGDRVAGIFTAGEAQTLMDIYGIMPGREILIVGSGDVGLIMARRFALEGARVKAVIELMPYPGGLARNVMILNDFNIPLYLSHKVVEIRGKGRVQRVKIVKVDENLREIPGTEFWVDVDTVIISAGLIPNVKLLTKVGVAIDPSTGGPIVNDRLETTVPGIFVAGNALVINDLVDYVVEQGELAAEGAKEFIDNDGIRSRKWTRLIKGENVRFVVPHYLSGDRDVWIYLRVSRPMEDVRLEMPEIGKRMRLPIVKPSEMIRIKLRGKDVKGVDKITVRVVK, encoded by the coding sequence ATGTACGATGTTGCCGTGATAGGAGGTGGCCCGGCTGGCATGGCCGCTGCGATAAAGGCGAGGGAGCTTGGACTGAGCGTAATTTTAATAGATGAGAACGATTACCTGGGCGGCATACTTCCCCAATGCATACATCCCGGGTTCGGAATTCACTACTTCAAGGAAGAGCTTACCGGCCCTGAGTTCGCCTATAAGCTGATGAACAGGTTAAGGGACGTTGAGGTTAGGACTTCTGCTAGGGTAGTGGAGATAATCAACTACTCGGACATCGAGAAGAGGCTCAAGGTGATATCCCCAAGTGGGATTGAGGAGATAAGGGCGAAGACGATAATATATGCCGCTGGGGCCAGGGAGAGGCATGCATTTGAGATTGGGATTACAGGTGACAGGGTCGCTGGGATATTCACGGCTGGGGAAGCTCAAACCCTTATGGATATCTACGGAATAATGCCTGGGAGGGAAATTCTCATAGTGGGTTCTGGAGACGTTGGCTTAATAATGGCCCGTCGCTTTGCCCTTGAAGGTGCAAGGGTAAAGGCCGTTATAGAGTTAATGCCCTATCCTGGGGGCCTCGCCAGGAACGTTATGATACTCAACGACTTCAACATCCCCCTCTACTTGAGCCATAAAGTCGTTGAGATTAGAGGAAAAGGTAGGGTTCAGCGGGTTAAAATCGTCAAAGTTGATGAAAATCTGAGAGAGATTCCAGGAACGGAGTTCTGGGTAGACGTTGATACGGTCATAATATCGGCCGGCCTGATTCCGAACGTTAAGTTGCTGACGAAGGTAGGTGTCGCTATCGATCCCTCGACGGGAGGGCCTATAGTTAACGACAGGCTTGAAACTACTGTCCCAGGAATATTCGTGGCCGGTAATGCCTTGGTAATAAACGACCTCGTGGATTACGTTGTTGAGCAGGGCGAGCTTGCCGCCGAGGGAGCCAAGGAGTTTATAGATAACGATGGAATCAGGAGTAGGAAATGGACGAGGCTGATTAAAGGTGAGAACGTAAGGTTCGTGGTTCCCCACTATCTGAGCGGGGACAGGGACGTTTGGATTTACCTTAGGGTCTCAAGGCCCATGGAGGATGTTAGGCTTGAGATGCCCGAGATAGGTAAGAGGATGAGGCTGCCTATAGTTAAGCCCTCGGAGATGATTAGGATAAAGCTGAGGGGGAAGGACGTGAAGGGAGTTGATAAGATAACCGTGAGGGTGGTGAAATGA
- a CDS encoding NAD(P)/FAD-dependent oxidoreductase: MGTRTKVAIIGAGITGASIARVLSKYENLEVHLIEKNPDVGWGVSKANTAIIHGGYDDDPEKYPMRARFCVKGNRIWHEWVKQLEIPHVWNGALVVALEEEDFDELEKLLERGIKNGVPEMRIVDKEELFQLEPGLNRNALGALWVPIVGQIAPIPAVIALVENAVANGVKTHLETKVKGIKVKRGEVRGLETNDGFIEADIIINAAGLYADEISRMVGLDYFEIRPRKGEYWIFDEGIPGPKRVLFPTPTPISKGIVVTTEISGHLMIGPNAKDLSPEEKENTATTREGLDEVWEGAKKLWPNLPPRSKVIRTFAGLRPEPTGGDFIIRAEEEVWGFINVAGIRSPGLTSAPAIAYYVAELIERELDVKLIEKKNWNPYRRDFPRIAMLPPEKANELIRRNPLYGKIVCRCNTVSEGEIVEAINRMKFIGVKSPSIDSVKFRTKATTGTCQGAFCRPRIIQILAREYKLPPWKIRLNVPGSEIGIGDVKVLTRGEN; encoded by the coding sequence ATGGGTACGAGAACGAAGGTCGCCATAATTGGGGCAGGGATTACGGGGGCTAGCATAGCTAGGGTTCTAAGTAAGTACGAGAACCTCGAAGTTCACCTAATCGAGAAGAATCCAGACGTTGGCTGGGGTGTTAGTAAGGCTAATACTGCGATAATCCATGGAGGCTACGACGACGACCCTGAAAAGTATCCAATGAGGGCGAGGTTCTGTGTTAAGGGGAACAGGATTTGGCACGAGTGGGTTAAGCAGCTAGAAATTCCTCATGTCTGGAACGGTGCTTTAGTAGTTGCCCTGGAAGAGGAGGATTTCGACGAGCTGGAAAAGTTACTGGAGCGCGGAATAAAAAATGGAGTCCCAGAGATGAGAATTGTTGACAAGGAAGAGCTCTTTCAGTTAGAGCCCGGTTTGAATAGAAATGCTCTTGGAGCCTTGTGGGTTCCAATAGTTGGGCAAATAGCTCCGATTCCAGCCGTTATAGCCCTCGTGGAGAATGCCGTTGCAAATGGCGTTAAGACTCACCTAGAAACTAAAGTCAAGGGAATTAAAGTTAAGAGAGGTGAAGTTAGAGGCCTAGAAACTAACGATGGCTTTATAGAGGCTGACATAATCATTAACGCCGCTGGACTTTATGCGGATGAAATATCGAGGATGGTTGGCTTAGATTATTTTGAGATTCGTCCCAGGAAGGGAGAATACTGGATATTCGACGAGGGAATTCCTGGGCCAAAGAGGGTTCTTTTCCCGACGCCTACCCCGATAAGCAAGGGAATCGTCGTCACAACGGAGATTAGCGGACACTTAATGATAGGTCCTAATGCTAAGGACTTATCTCCTGAAGAAAAGGAGAATACAGCAACAACTAGAGAAGGGTTGGACGAAGTCTGGGAAGGGGCCAAGAAACTGTGGCCAAATTTGCCACCAAGGAGTAAGGTAATAAGAACTTTTGCCGGCTTGAGGCCTGAACCTACAGGTGGAGATTTCATAATCAGAGCTGAGGAGGAAGTTTGGGGCTTCATAAACGTTGCAGGTATAAGGTCTCCTGGCCTGACGAGCGCTCCGGCTATAGCTTACTACGTGGCCGAGCTGATAGAGAGGGAGCTCGACGTTAAATTGATTGAGAAGAAAAACTGGAACCCTTACAGAAGGGACTTTCCCAGGATTGCCATGCTTCCTCCTGAAAAGGCAAATGAGCTCATAAGGAGGAATCCCCTATACGGAAAGATAGTGTGTAGATGCAACACGGTTAGCGAGGGTGAGATAGTTGAAGCGATAAACAGAATGAAGTTCATAGGGGTTAAGAGCCCGAGCATAGACTCCGTCAAGTTCAGAACTAAAGCCACAACGGGAACCTGTCAGGGAGCTTTCTGCAGGCCAAGAATAATTCAGATTTTGGCCAGAGAATACAAGTTGCCTCCTTGGAAGATTAGGCTAAACGTTCCTGGGAGCGAAATTGGGATTGGGGATGTTAAGGTGTTAACGAGGGGTGAGAACTGA
- a CDS encoding SDR family oxidoreductase, whose protein sequence is MLKIDLSGKLAFTTASSKGIGFGVARVLAKAGADVIILSRNEENLKRAREKIKEESNVEVHYIVADLTKMDDLERTVKELKNIGEPDIFFFSTGGPKPGYFMEMSMEDWEEAVKLLLYPAIYLTKALVPAMERKGFGRIIYSTSVAIKEPIPNIALSNVVRIAMAGLVRTLAKELGPKGITVNGIMPGIIRTDRMIQLAQDRAKREGKTVEEALQEYAKPIPLGRLGEPEEIGYLVAFLASDLGSYINGAMIPVDGGRLNSVF, encoded by the coding sequence ATGCTGAAGATAGACCTCTCAGGTAAGCTAGCATTCACGACAGCTTCAAGCAAGGGCATAGGATTCGGAGTTGCGAGGGTTTTGGCGAAGGCTGGGGCGGACGTGATAATACTCTCAAGGAATGAGGAGAACCTAAAAAGAGCAAGAGAGAAAATAAAAGAAGAAAGCAACGTCGAAGTTCATTACATCGTTGCTGATTTAACCAAGATGGATGATTTGGAAAGAACAGTGAAAGAGTTAAAAAATATAGGAGAGCCAGACATATTCTTCTTCTCAACTGGAGGTCCAAAGCCGGGCTACTTCATGGAGATGAGCATGGAGGACTGGGAAGAGGCAGTTAAATTACTACTTTACCCAGCGATATACCTAACGAAGGCCCTAGTTCCAGCAATGGAAAGGAAAGGATTCGGAAGGATAATCTACTCAACGAGCGTTGCCATAAAGGAGCCGATACCGAACATCGCATTAAGCAACGTTGTCAGGATTGCAATGGCCGGATTGGTGAGAACTTTGGCCAAGGAACTTGGGCCAAAGGGAATAACCGTTAACGGGATAATGCCAGGGATAATAAGAACTGACAGGATGATACAGCTGGCCCAGGATAGGGCTAAGAGGGAAGGCAAAACCGTAGAAGAAGCTTTGCAAGAGTACGCCAAGCCAATACCCCTAGGAAGACTTGGAGAACCAGAGGAAATCGGTTACCTAGTTGCGTTCCTGGCGAGCGATTTAGGAAGCTACATAAACGGAGCAATGATACCCGTTGATGGAGGAAGGTTAAACTCAGTATTCTGA
- a CDS encoding M24 family metallopeptidase, with amino-acid sequence MRGNKEIFKKRVERFQELLRENNIDGAVIRTLSSFIYFTGTKWLRPSLLIPAEGEPTVLVVKGEAELFKQRSWIEDVVEYQKVEELMATVVKWIKDNGMKRVGLEFGIERDAYLIFYKIFLRLNPSIEVVDILDLTMSLRMIKDEWELENIRKAGKIALKGMRVAEEEIKPGKSELEIAAEVVRELMLNGSEDPKVYVSVTPRAHAEPFRDLKVPENGIVTVVIGTDWNHYYANMARTFIVGDPGERVKKAIEVKKEALKLALEETRVGVPISAVEKKIEHFFKERGFGEYHLAGYTHGVGLLIEEPPIATIVVPQRATRIQENMVLSIIHPPLMLPEGAIKYENTYIVKKDKLERVT; translated from the coding sequence ATGAGGGGAAATAAGGAGATATTTAAGAAGAGAGTTGAGCGTTTCCAAGAATTATTAAGAGAGAACAACATAGATGGGGCAGTCATTAGAACGCTATCAAGCTTCATCTACTTTACCGGGACGAAGTGGTTAAGGCCTAGCCTATTAATCCCAGCAGAGGGAGAGCCAACGGTTCTAGTCGTCAAGGGGGAAGCAGAGCTATTCAAGCAGAGAAGCTGGATCGAGGATGTTGTTGAGTATCAAAAGGTAGAGGAGCTGATGGCGACCGTCGTTAAGTGGATTAAGGATAACGGGATGAAGAGGGTAGGACTCGAGTTTGGAATAGAGAGAGATGCATATTTAATATTCTACAAGATATTCCTAAGGCTAAACCCAAGCATTGAAGTCGTCGACATTCTGGACTTAACAATGAGCCTAAGGATGATAAAGGACGAGTGGGAGCTAGAAAACATAAGGAAAGCAGGGAAGATAGCCCTAAAGGGGATGAGGGTCGCTGAAGAGGAGATAAAGCCCGGGAAGAGCGAGCTTGAGATAGCGGCCGAGGTAGTTAGAGAGCTTATGCTTAATGGAAGTGAGGATCCAAAGGTGTACGTCTCGGTAACACCGAGAGCTCACGCGGAACCCTTTAGGGATTTGAAGGTTCCAGAGAACGGGATAGTCACGGTCGTCATAGGGACTGATTGGAACCATTATTACGCTAACATGGCTAGGACTTTCATAGTCGGAGATCCTGGGGAGAGGGTTAAGAAGGCGATAGAGGTCAAGAAGGAAGCGTTAAAGCTTGCGTTGGAGGAAACTAGAGTTGGAGTTCCAATATCAGCAGTTGAAAAGAAGATAGAGCATTTCTTTAAGGAAAGGGGATTTGGAGAGTATCACTTGGCTGGCTACACACACGGCGTTGGGTTGCTAATAGAGGAACCTCCGATAGCTACCATAGTGGTCCCACAGAGGGCAACCAGGATTCAAGAAAACATGGTGCTGAGCATAATCCACCCACCGCTAATGCTTCCTGAAGGTGCCATAAAGTACGAGAACACATACATAGTAAAGAAGGACAAGCTGGAAAGGGTTACATGA